A DNA window from Oenanthe melanoleuca isolate GR-GAL-2019-014 chromosome 11, OMel1.0, whole genome shotgun sequence contains the following coding sequences:
- the LOC130257725 gene encoding arylamine N-acetyltransferase, pineal gland isozyme NAT-10, whose protein sequence is MNLEEYFARTGYKGSTEKQDLETLTDIFQHHIRAVPFENLSIHCGEKITLELEQVYNKIVRRKRGGWCMENNQLLGWVLRSLGYDTSFLGAYVFNPHQNAYATLMTHLVVKVVIDGKAYVVDGGFGVSYQMWQPMELVSGKDQPQAPGVFRFTEKNGVWYLEKMRRKQYIPNQSFSNSDLLEKKECRKVYMFSLEPRTVEDFRFQCTYLQTSPDSLFTKKSICALQTTDGFRALIGWTLTETTYNYKENMDLVEFVTLEDEEVEKALKEKFNITLERKLVPINVKGSYTI, encoded by the coding sequence ATGAACCTTGAAGAGTATTTTGCAAGAACTGGCTATAAAGGCTccactgaaaaacaagatttggAAACCTTAACCGATATATTCCAGCACCACATCCGCGCCGTTCCCTTCGAAAACCTCAGCATCCACTGCGGGGAGAAAATTACTTTGGAGTTGGAGCAGGTTTACAACAAGATTGTGCGGAGGAAGAGGGGTGGCTGGTGCATGGAGAACAaccagctgctgggctgggtgctgaGGAGCCTGGGCTACGACACCAGCTTCCTGGGAGCCTACGTGTTCAACCCCCACCAGAACGCCTACGCCACCCTCATGACCCACCTCGTGGTCAAGGTCGTCATTGATGGCAAAGCCTACGTGGTTgatggaggttttggggtgtcctaCCAGATGTGGCAGCCCATGGAGCTTGTGTCAGGGAAAGACCAGCCCCAGGCTCCCGGCGTCTTCCGCTTCACGGAAAAGAACGGCGTTTGGTACCTGGAGAAAATGAGACGGAAACAATACATCCCCAATCAGAGCTTCTCCAACTCTGACCTGCTGGAGAAAAAAGAGTGTCGCAAAGTTTATATGTTCAGCCTTGAGCCACGGACAGTGGAAGATTTCCGTTTCCAGTGCACTTACCTGCAGACCTCTCCTGATTCCCTCTTCACAAAGAAGTCTATCTGTGCCCTCCAGACCACCGACGGATTCCGAGCGCTAATCGGCTGGACGCTCACTGAGACCACGTACAACTACAAGGAAAACATGGATCTGGTGGAATTTGTAACTCTTGAAGATGAAGAGGTGGAAAAAGCCCTCAAAGAGAAATTCAACATCACCCTAGAGAGAAAACTTGTCCCCATTAATGTTAAAGGATCTTACACAATCTAG
- the LOC130257723 gene encoding arylamine N-acetyltransferase, liver isozyme-like yields MNIQEYFGRISYNKPHKDADLQTLRAIFQHHIQTIPFENLSMHCGEPVELDLQATYNKIVRKKRGGWCLEINHLLFWALQELGYEVCILGANSYEPAEKGYTAEINHILLKVVIQGDSYIVDAGFGGAYQMWQPLMLISGKDQPQVPGIFHLMEDDGTWYLEKVKRKHYIPEPRNNDIPDTPDLGNIRKIYRFTLEPRHIDDFQELNEYLQVSPDNILRKKSICTLQTTNGLLALVGWSLTEMKYNYKEDMDLVNITTLTDEEVEKTLKDKFNIVLENKLVPVNVRGLPPNLVDKI; encoded by the coding sequence ATGAACATTCAGGAGTATTTTGGAAGAATATCTTACAACAAGCCCCATAAGGATGCAGACTTGCAGACCCTGAGAGCCATCTTCCAGCACCACATCCAGACCATTCCCTTTGAGAACCTCAGCATGCACTGTGGGGAGCCTGTTGAGCTGGATTTGCAGGCTACTTACAATAAGATTGTGAGAAAGAAACGTGGTGGATGGTGCCTGGAAATCAACCACCTCCTCTTCTGGGCCTTGCAGGAATTAGGCTATGAGGTCTGTATTCTTGGTGCAAACAGCTATGAACCAGCAGAGAAGGGCTACACTGCTGAGATTAACCATATCCTGCTGAAGGTGGTGATCCAGGGAGATTCCTACATTGTGGATGCTGGGTTTGGTGGTGCCTACCAGATGTGGCAGCCACTGATGCTGATTTCTGGGAAGGACCAGCCCCAGGTCCCTGGCATTTTCCACCTCATGGAAGATGATGGCACCTGGTACTTGGAGAAAGTCAAAAGGAAGCATTATATTCCTGAGCCCAGAAATAATGACATCCCTGATACTCCAGACCTGGGAAATATCCGAAAAATATATAGATTTACTCTCGAGCCACGGCACATAGATGACTTCCAGGAGCTAAATGAGTACCTCCAAGTGTCTCCAGACAACATCCTGAGGAAGAAGTCAATCTGCACTCTCCAAACCACCAATGGCCTCCTTGCCTTAGTTGGATGGAGCCTCACTGAGATGAAGTACAACTACAAGGAGGACATGGACCTGGTGAACATCACAACCCTTACAGATGAAGAGGTTGAGAAGACGCTGAAAGATAAATTCAATATAGTACTGGAGAACAAACTTGTGCCAGTCAATGTTCGTGGCTTGCCACCCAATTTAGTGGATAAGATCTAA
- the LOC130257724 gene encoding arylamine N-acetyltransferase, pineal gland isozyme NAT-3-like, whose product MDIKEYFDRISYRGSYNKPDLATLSDIFQHHIRAVPFENLSLHCGERIELNLEATYNKIVRKNRGGWCMENNYLLSWVLKTLGYDVTLLGGRVFFPELDAYAEELDHLLLQVKLDGKSYIVDGGFGMPYQLWQPMELISGTDQPQTPGVFRFQEENGTWYLEKVKRKQWVVNQSTSTSQNVENEVRRPIYLFTLQPRDIEEFRGCNAELQTDPDSLFVTKSICSLQTADGIRALVGWKLTEMKYNYRDNTDLVEIRILADEEIEKTLKEKFNITLDKKFVPVNTSKLSLF is encoded by the coding sequence ATGGACATCAAGGAGTATTTTGACAGAATTTCTTACCGGGGTTCCTACAATAAGCCAGACCTGGCTACCCTGTCAGATATATTCCAGCACCACATCCGAGCTGTGCCCTTTGAAAACCTCAGCCTCCACTGTGGAGAAAGAATTGAGCTGAACCTGGAAGCGACCTACAACAAAATAGTGAGGAAGAATCGTGGGGGCTGGTGCATGGAAAACAACTACCTTCTGTCTTGGGTCCTGAAAACTCTTGGCTACGACGTCACCCTCCTGGGAGGAagagtttttttcccagagctcGACGCCTATGCAGAGGAATTGGATCATCTGCTGCTACAAGTGAAGCTTGATGGCAAATCCTACATTGTGGATGGGGGGTTTGGGATGCCCTACCAGCTGTGGCAGCCAATGGAGCTGATTTCAGGGACAGATCAGCCTCAGACCCCTGGGGTCTTTCGTTTTCAGGAGGAGAATGGGACCTGGTACCTGGAGAAGGTGAAAAGGAAGCAGTGGGTTGTCAACCAGAGCACCTCGACTTCCCAAAATGTGGAGAATGAAGTTCGCCGGCCGATTTATCTCTTCACCCTTCAGCCACGGGACATTGAGGAGTTCAGGGGCTGCAATGCTGAGCTGCAGACAGACCCTGACTCGCTCTTTGTCACCAAGTCCATCTGCAGCCTGCAGACCGCCGACGGCATCCGCGCCCTGGTGGGGTGGAAACTCACTGAGATGAAGTACAATTACAGGGACAACACGGATCTTGTGGAAATCAGGATCCTTGCAGATgaagaaatagagaaaacaCTGAAGGAGAAATTCAATATAACACTAGACAAGAAATTCGTGCCCGTCAATACGAGCAAGCTGTCTCTGTTCTAA